Within Fibrobacter sp., the genomic segment TTGCCTTCCTTGTTCCACATGCAGCCGGAGTTACGGATCATGGCCGGCATGGAGGCGTCGATAATCACGTCGCTGGGGACGTTCAGGTTGGTGATACCCTTGTCGGAATCCACCATGGCGATAGCCGGGCCGTTTGCCAGGGCGGCATCGATTGCAGCCTTGACTTCAGCTTCCTTCGGATTGCCTTCCAGGCGCTTCAGGAGGTCGCCCAGACCATTATTTTCGTTAACACCGATTTCCTTGAACAGGTCGGCGTACTTGGTAAATACATCCTTGAAGAACACGCGAACAAAGGCACCGAACATGACGGGGTCGGAAACCTTCATCATGGTAGCCTTCAGATGCACGGAGAAAAGCACGCCCTTGGCCTTGGCGTCGGCCATCTGGTCGGCGATGAACTTTTCGAGAGATGCCATGCGCATCACGGTTGCATCCAGGATTTCGCCAGCGAGAGTGGGCTTTGCAGCGCGAAGTTCAGTGACGGAACCGTCAGCAGCTACAAATTCAATCTTGAAGGTATCAGCATCGCCCAAAGTCACGGACTTTTCGTTACCGTAGAAATCGTCGGCAGTCATGTAGGAAACATGAGTCTTGCTGTCGGCAGACCAAGCGCCCATCTTGTGGGGATTCTTCTTGGCGTAGTTCTTTACGGCCTTGGGAGCACGGCGGTCGGAGTTACCCTGACGGAGCACCGGGTTCACTGCGGAGCCCTTCACCTTGTCGTACTTGGCACGAATTGCCTTTTCTTCTTCGGTCTTGGGTTCATCGGGATATTCCGGAACGTCGAAACCATTCTTCTGAAGTTCAGCAATGGCAGCCTTCAACTGGGGGAGGGAAGCGGAAATGTTAGGGAGCTTGATGATATTTGCAGAAGAATCCAGAGCCAGGTTGCCCAGGAAACCAAGGTCGTCTTCAGCCTTGCCAAAAACAGCGAGAATTCGGCCGGCCAGGGAGATATTCTTGGTATCCACATCGATGTCGGCGGTCTTTGCGAAAGCCTTGACAATGGGAAGGAGGGATTGGGTAGCGAGGAACGGAGCCTCGTCGGTAATGGTGTAGTAGATCTTCGGATTCATAAAGCACCTATGTTTAAATTTTAACGTTCCAAAAGTAGCAAAAACCGAGCCAAAATCATAGTCTTGGACAAATTGACAACGATAAACGGCTTTTTCAACGAGAAAAACATGATTTTTGGTATAGTTTTACTTTTGTAAAGGTGTTGTCTGCAGGCAACACTCCAAAAGAGTGTAAAGGTCCGTTTGAACAATTTTAACATAGATTGTAAAATGGATGTAATAGGCGAAGGCCTATGGGTAAAAAAGGATGTGTGTATGAAACCCAAGTTAAACCTGGCAATTATTGCTGGCATTTGTGTATCTAGTGCTTTTGGCGCCACTTACGAACCACCTTCTACGGCTGTTTCCAAAATTAACAGCTACCGCGGCTACTCCGAACTGACTAACGCAGCCAAGGGCATGGATATTGACCAATACGCCTACAACATGACCACCTGGCAAATCAGCAATGGCGGTTTTTACAAGGCCATGGCAAGCAAGTACGTAAGCGCCTATGCCGGCGGGCAAAAGTCCGAGTGGCGCTCCGCAAGCGGTGGCGACCTGGCCACCATCGACAACGACGCCACCGTACAGGAAATGCGACTGTTGGCAGTCCGCTACAAGGAAACCACCAACGCCACCTACAAGGCAGCATTCAAGAGCAGTTTCAACAAGGCCGTCAATTTCCTTTTGACCATGCAGCGCTCCACAGGCGGCCTGCCTCAGGTTTGGCCCAAGCGCGGCAACTATAGTGACCACATTACGTTAAATGACAACGCCATGATTCGCGCCATGGTGACCATGATGGATATCGCCAACAAGACGTCGCCCTTCGACAGTGACATCATCGATGACGCTACCCGCGCCAAGATGAGCGGCGCCATGGACAAGGCCATCAATTACTTGCTGAAGGCCCAGATTATCAATAATGGCGTACCCACCGTGTGGTGCGCCCAGCACGATACCGCAAACTACGCTCCCCGCCCAGCCCGCGCCTACGAACTGGAAAGCAAGTCCGGCAGCGAATCCGCAGGCGTTGTCTGGTTTCTGATGAACTGGCCTAACCAAACTCCTGAAATCCAGCTGGCAGTCAAGAGCGCCATCAACTGGTACAAGAAAACGAAGGTCACTGGCCTTTACTTCAACAAGAAAGCAGGAACATTTGACAAAAAAGACGGCAGCGTACTGTGGTATCGTTTTTATGAAGTGAACAACGACAACTACTTCTTCTGCGATCGCGACGGCGCCAGCACCAAGACACAGGACTTCACCAGAATTTCCGAGGAACGCCGCACTGGTTACCAGTGGGCAGGCGAATACGGAACCGCACTCATTAGCACCGAAAAAGCATATCTTGAAGCTCTTGAAAAATTAAGCGACGATTACGTACCGCCTCCTCCCCCGCCGCCTCCTGTTGCCATGTGCGGAAGCGACACCTGCAGTTTTGTCATCGACGGAGCGAATTCCGTTGGCATCAAGGGCATCAAGGCTGAGACGACAAACGCGGGTTACATCGGCGAAGGCTACGCCAACGTGGATAACGAAGTGGGCAGTTACGTCACTTACGGAGTTACCGCAGCAAAGGTTGGCACATACACCTTGTATGTACGTTTCGCAAACGGCGGGAACTCCGCACGAGGTTTCAGAGTTTCAACAAAGGTTACCGCAGACCTGGATACAAACGCCATCGAAGACGCACAATCTATTACGCTCGTAGACTCCGCTAGCATGGAAAGCACCGGCGCATGGACCACTTACAAAACAATTTCTGTTGAAGTAAAGCTGTCCGAAGGATATAACGAAATTACATTCACCAGTTTGGAAAAAGACGGCATGGCAAATATCGATGCCATCGGCTGGATGAGTGACGATTTGAAGGTCGGGAAAATAAAGATTGAACAGAATACAGAGTCTATCAAGGCAAACAGTTTTGCAAAGAAATCTATGAACAAATCCTATTACGGAAAGTTCGGCAAGGGCGCTGGAGTCTATTACATTCTGAACGGAAAGAACAAAACTGTTCGCGTTAACGGTAGGGAATAATGAGAAAGACTTCCCTAATCATTGCAAGCTTCCTCGCCGCAGGTCTTGTGACCGACGCATTCGGCATTACCAAGAAAAAGTTTGACTTTGTTGTTGGCGTCGATGGTGATTTTAAGGCGGCAGCAGCAGCGGCAGCGGCAGCCAAGCCCTCCGAAAACAACCGTTTCGTGATTTTCTTTCCCGAGGGAGAATACGACATTACAAAGGTGACCGGCGATTCCCATGGTCGAAGCGCTTTTTCCACCTCATACGTTTCGCTGGTTGGTCAAAACCGCGACAAGACAACCATTTCTAACACCACAGACACCGAAGGCATCAGCGTTACTGCGACCTTGTACTTTCCCAATAACAACGGGATGTACATGCAGGATCTGACGGTGCGTAACAAGAGTTCTTTTGCAAGCGCCGAAGCTGCCCGACAGGTAACAATCCAGCAGATTGGCGACAGGTACATTTTCAAGAATGTACGTTTGCTCAGCGGACAGGATACCTACTACACCAACAAAGGCGGCAGAACTTATTGGGAAGGCGGCGAAATCCAGGGTACAGTGGACTTCATCTGTGGCGATGGCGACGTATGGTTTGAAGGCACCAACCTGGTCATGACCCGTAATGGAGGCTACATTACCGCAGCCAAGACTTCTACTAGCTGGGGCTACGTCTTTAACAACGCAAAAATCAACGTATCCAATAACAGCTTCAATGGAACTTTTTATTTGGGACGTTCCTGGGGACATGCTAAAACTGTATTCCTGAACACCACCATGTATGCACAGCCGAGAGCAGAAGGTTGGGGTCCGGATATGAATTCTGGTCCAGATGTCTTCGGCGAATACAACAGCAAGAACGGAAACGGCGGTGCCGTGGACGTCAGCAGACGCAAGACCTACTTTGACGGAGGCAAGGACGCTTCCACAGCAAAGAATTTGAAGACCGTGTGGAGTGCCAGCGACGCAGCCAAATACACCCTAGCCAATGTTCTAGGAGGTTCCGACAAGTGGGAACCCAACAAATTAACTCAGCAGGTTAATGCTCCAAAAATTTCTCAGGATGGTGCCG encodes:
- a CDS encoding NADP-dependent isocitrate dehydrogenase, translated to MNPKIYYTITDEAPFLATQSLLPIVKAFAKTADIDVDTKNISLAGRILAVFGKAEDDLGFLGNLALDSSANIIKLPNISASLPQLKAAIAELQKNGFDVPEYPDEPKTEEEKAIRAKYDKVKGSAVNPVLRQGNSDRRAPKAVKNYAKKNPHKMGAWSADSKTHVSYMTADDFYGNEKSVTLGDADTFKIEFVAADGSVTELRAAKPTLAGEILDATVMRMASLEKFIADQMADAKAKGVLFSVHLKATMMKVSDPVMFGAFVRVFFKDVFTKYADLFKEIGVNENNGLGDLLKRLEGNPKEAEVKAAIDAALANGPAIAMVDSDKGITNLNVPSDVIIDASMPAMIRNSGCMWNKEG
- the pelA gene encoding pectate lyase, yielding MKPKLNLAIIAGICVSSAFGATYEPPSTAVSKINSYRGYSELTNAAKGMDIDQYAYNMTTWQISNGGFYKAMASKYVSAYAGGQKSEWRSASGGDLATIDNDATVQEMRLLAVRYKETTNATYKAAFKSSFNKAVNFLLTMQRSTGGLPQVWPKRGNYSDHITLNDNAMIRAMVTMMDIANKTSPFDSDIIDDATRAKMSGAMDKAINYLLKAQIINNGVPTVWCAQHDTANYAPRPARAYELESKSGSESAGVVWFLMNWPNQTPEIQLAVKSAINWYKKTKVTGLYFNKKAGTFDKKDGSVLWYRFYEVNNDNYFFCDRDGASTKTQDFTRISEERRTGYQWAGEYGTALISTEKAYLEALEKLSDDYVPPPPPPPPVAMCGSDTCSFVIDGANSVGIKGIKAETTNAGYIGEGYANVDNEVGSYVTYGVTAAKVGTYTLYVRFANGGNSARGFRVSTKVTADLDTNAIEDAQSITLVDSASMESTGAWTTYKTISVEVKLSEGYNEITFTSLEKDGMANIDAIGWMSDDLKVGKIKIEQNTESIKANSFAKKSMNKSYYGKFGKGAGVYYILNGKNKTVRVNGRE